One segment of Cyprinus carpio isolate SPL01 chromosome B20, ASM1834038v1, whole genome shotgun sequence DNA contains the following:
- the LOC109100365 gene encoding cannabinoid receptor type 1A-like yields the protein MLFPASKSDVKSVLDGVAETTFRTITSGLQYIGNNDVGYEDHIIDGDFGKGGGYLLPKPFAAYRRSSFADKVGPDEELIINGIPFYPTNSSDVFGNFSLGDEGSSLQCGENFMDMECFMILTPSQQLAIAVLSLTLGTFTVLENLVVLCVILQSRTLRCRPSYHFIGSLAIADLLGSVIFVYSFLDFHIFHRKDSPNVFLFKLGGVTASFTASVGSLFLTAIDRYVSIHRPLAYRRIVTRTKAVIAFCMMWAISIIIAVLPLLGWNCKQLNSVCSDIFPLIDENYLMFWISVTTVLVIFIIYAYMYILWKAHHHAVRMLRRTSQKSLVVHSSDGTKVQTARPDQVRMDIRLAKTLVLILVVLVICWGPLLAIMVYDLFWRMDDNIKTVFAFCTMLCLLNSTINPIIYALRSKDLRRAFLATCQGCRSTSSTSLQLDNSLESDCQRNQHIAAHRAAESCVKTTVKIAKLTMSVSAETSAEAV from the coding sequence ATGCTGTTCCCTGCCTCAAAGTCCGATGTTAAATCTGTTCTGGACGGAGTGGCAGAAACCACGTTCAGAACCATCACTTCTGGACTGCAGTACATTGGTAATAATGATGTTGGCTACGAAGACCACATCATAGACGGCGACTTCGGCAAAGGTGGAGGATATCTTCTGCCGAAGCCGTTTGCAGCCTACCGCAGAAGCTCCTTCGCTGATAAAGTGGGACCGGATGAGGAACTCATCATAAACGGTATTCCCTTTTACCCCACGAACAGCTCTGATGTGTTTGGGAACTTCAGCCTCGGAGATGAAGGGAGCAGTCTGCAGTGCGGGGAGAACTTTATGGACATGGAATGCTTCATGATACTGACTCCTAGCCAGCAGCTCGCCATAGCCGTGCTGTCTCTCACGCTGGGGACTTTTACTGTATTGGAGAACCTGGTGGTCCTGTGCGTGATACTGCAGTCACGTACCCTGCGCTGCAGGCCCTCCTACCATTTCATAGGCAGCTTGGCCATCGCAGACCTGCTTGGCAGCGTCATCTTTGTCTACAGCTTCTTGGACTTTCACATCTTTCACCGCAAAGACAGTCCGAACGTGTTTCTGTTCAAGTTGGGGGGCGTGACGGCCTCGTTCACCGCATCTGTGGGAAGCCTGTTCCTCACCGCCATCGACCGATACGTTTCTATCCACCGTCCGCTGGCGTACAGGCGCATTGTGACACGCACCAAAGCCGTGATCGCCTTCTGCATGATGTGGGCGATCTCTATTATCATCGCCGTGCTGCCGCTGCTGGGCTGGAACTGCAAGCAGCTCAACTCGGTCTGCTCCGACATCTTTCCGCTCATCGACGAGAACTACCTGATGTTCTGGATCAGCGTGACCACCGTTCTGGTCATCTTCATTATTTACGCTTACATGTACATCCTCTGGAAGGCCCACCACCACGCGGTGAGGATGCTGCGGCGCACGTCTCAGAAGAGCCTGGTGGTCCACTCCTCCGACGGCACCAAGGTCCAGACCGCCAGACCGGATCAGGTTCGCATGGACATCCGTTTGGCCAAAACGCTGGTTCTGATCCTGGTGGTGTTGGTGATCTGCTGGGGGCCTCTGCTGGCCATCATGGTGTATGATCTGTTCTGGCGGATGGACGACAACATTAAGACAGTGTTTGCGTTCTGCACTATGCTCTGCCTGCTCAACTCCACCATTAACCCAATAATCTACGCTCTCAGGAGTAAAGACCTGCGGAGGGCCTTCCTCGCCACCTGCCAGGGCTGCAGGAGCACCTCCAGCACGTCCCTGCAGCTGGACAACAGCCTGGAGTCAGATTGTCAGAGGAATCAGCACATCGCCGCCCACCGTGCGGCCGAGAGCTGCGTCAAGACCACCGTGAAAATAGCCAAATTGACAATGTCCGTCTCAGCGGAGACATCGGCTGAAGCCGTTTGA